The following proteins are co-located in the Desulfomicrobium macestii genome:
- a CDS encoding GNAT family N-acetyltransferase codes for MFKRVQSPEEQLRVMMVRAIVFMEEQGIAHADEMDMHDATALHILGEIDGEPVACGRIRHQGDRAFLQRLAVRRAWRGQGLGSALLGFMLEECRKDGFSRFDLHAQTQAIGFYLRHGFTTCGEEFEEAGIPHVHMWLRDTTPE; via the coding sequence ATGTTCAAACGCGTGCAATCACCCGAGGAACAGCTTCGGGTGATGATGGTCCGGGCCATCGTGTTCATGGAGGAACAGGGTATCGCCCATGCCGATGAAATGGACATGCATGATGCCACGGCTCTGCACATTCTTGGCGAAATAGACGGCGAACCCGTGGCCTGCGGACGGATTCGCCACCAGGGCGACCGGGCCTTCCTGCAACGTCTGGCCGTGCGCCGCGCGTGGCGTGGGCAGGGGCTCGGCAGCGCGCTTCTCGGTTTCATGCTCGAAGAATGCCGCAAGGACGGATTCAGTCGCTTCGACCTTCACGCCCAGACCCAGGCGATAGGATTCTATCTAAGACACGGCTTCACGACCTGCGGGGAAGAGTTCGAGGAGGCGGGCATACCACATGTGCACATGTGGCTGCGCGACACGACGCCGGAATGA